TGGGGGCGTTCATCCAGGCGGAACTAATCCGGATCGCGGACAACCGCATCTATATCCTGAACGAAAACAAGCTGAGACGGGAGAGTCTCGGAAGCTTCTCCTGAGGAAAGGAAAATCGGATGGGAACGATTCAGTCCACGGGAATCAGCGGGTGGGGTCCTTTTGACTATATTGTCGTCATTGGTGTCGGGACCATTCTGGTGGTTGGTGTTCTTGCCATCTTCCGCGCCATTCGCATCGTCACAAAAGATTCCTGACGTTATCTGTTGTCGAGAAGCCGGTCGTATGCTTCGAGGTACTCTTTTGCCCTTTCCTTCCAGGAGTTGTTCGTCCTCATCGCGTGTTCGATATAGTTCCGGAAGTGCTTCTTGTTCGCATACAGATGAATCGCCTTTTTCATCCCGTCCACAATCCCTCTTGCGGAGAGCTCTTCAATCCAGATACCGGTCCGGGACGGATCGACAGTGTCCTTCAACCCCCCGGTCGGATTGACGATCGGAATCGCTCCATATCGCATCGCATACATTTGGGAAAGTCCGCAAGGTTCGAATCGGGAGGGCATGAGAAAGAAGTCCGAACCGGCAAAAATCCGGCGGGCGAGCGAATCGTCGAATCCGATCCGGACCGCTACTTTGTCGGGAGCGCTCCTGGCGACATCAAGAGCTTGCCTCTCAAGTTCGGGTGTTCCTGACCCCAGAATAATCAATCGAAAATCGATCCCCTCACCCAGAAGCGACCGGATGGCCTCCAGAGACAGATCCACGCCTTTCTGCTCTGCCAGGCGCGTGACCATTCCGAACACGGGAACGGCGGAGAGTTCGGGGAGAGAAAATTGTTCGAGAAGGGAGCGCCTGTTTTCCCATCTTCCGGAGAGGTCGTTCATGGAAAACGTGCGCTCGAGAGCCCGATCGGTCCCGGGATCCCAGACCTGATCGTCGATTCCATTCAGAATGCCCAGAAAATCCGTTCCTCTTTCCCGCAGGGCACCGCTCAGTCCTTCTCCGAGGGGTTCGGACAGAACCTCCTCCCGGTAGGTGGGACTGACGGTCGTGACCCGGTCGGCGCAACAGATGCCGCCTTTGATGAAGGCAAGTTTTCCGTAGAACTCGAGCCTGGAAAAATGGCCATAATCCGGAGAAAGCCCTGTCAGTGGCAGATCCTCCATGGGAAAGAGCCCTTTGTAGGCCAGATTGTGAATCGTAAAAAGAGAGCGCATTGTCCGGGGATCTCTTCCGGTCTTTTTCCAATACTCCAGAAGCGCCAGAAAAAGACCGGTTTGCCAGTCGTTTCCATGGACAATATCGGGATGGAAAGATTCTTTGCGCATCCATTCCCGGATCGCATAGCTCCACAAGACAAATCGACGGAAGTTGTCCGGATAATCCACCCCGTCTTCTCCGTAAAGACCGGGTCGGTCAAAAAGACGGAGGGGATCCAGAAAGGTCACCCGGAGGTCGTCCGGATCCCGTCGGGATCCGGACTGGAACACCTCGGCATCCCCTTTTCCTCCCGGAAAGGAAAAGAGAAACTCTTTTTGAAAAGAGATCCCGGATGTATTCCGGACTCCCCCAAATCCCGTCGTCAGGACACGAATGTCGATCTCTCCCGGAGCCAGTCTCCAAAGGGCTCCGGGAAGGGCCCCGGCCACATCGGCCAACCCTCCGCTTTTCAAAAAGGGAGAGACTTCCGATGAGAGAAACAGGATTTTCATTTGCCTCTGGATATTTTTCCGGATATTCAAAAAAAACCTCGCCTTCTCACGATTCTTCCCTGCATTTTGGAGAATAGAACCCATGGATTCTGGACGAGAGAGAAAGTTTTTCTCGGTTATGTCTCTCGAGGAAAAGGCATTCTCTTTGTGGAGTCATCCCGTCTTTTTAATGGACCGATGAAAAGATATGGAATTCTCTTGCGGGAATGATTATAATCGAACGGTTAGGCTGAATTAAATTGCTCGATAAAAAAAGAGAATCATTCTGGAAAGGATTTTTGTGCACCTTCAAACATCCGTCCTCAGGCCGATCGTCTCCTCCTTCAACCTGATCGGCGACGATGCCAACTGGAACCGCTTTACGGGACTTCCCTGGGATCAACTGAACCCATCACTTTTGACGGAAGGCCAGCGAGGTGCCGTTGTTTTCGTCTCCTACGTGGAAGATCATCTTCCCGGTTATTTCCAGGAATACCAGACCCTGTTTCCGATTGAAGACGCGCAGACCACGGAAGAAGCCATTCATAACCGGGAACTTTTCCGATTTATTGTTCGGTGGGGGTTCGAGGAAGACAAGCACGCCCAGGTCTTGACGATGTATCAGCTCAAAAGCGGAATAGAGCCCTCGGAAGAAGTGCTGGAAAGGCGAATGATTGAAGAAAACCGAAAGTCCTTTTCCATCGGCTTTTCCGAACCGGTCCAGGTCTTTACCTACACGCTCCTGCAGGAAAAGGCCACCCAGATGTACTATCAGGCGCTCGGAAGAAGGGTGACCGAACCGGTTCTCGGGAAGCTTCTGAATTATCTGTCAAAAGACGAAGCGCGCCATTACTCCTTTTTCTGTCAGCTTCTGGAAGCCTTCGTGAGGACGGCGGAAGACCCGGAAAAGGAGGTTCTTCCGATGATCGAGGATGTGATCTACAGCTACAAGATGCCGTTGCACAACACCATGACCGACTATCGGCGCAAGGCTATCCTGATGGCCCGGGAAGCGCCCGACTATGACCGGAACGCCCCTCAGGCGGTTCTGACGGCCATGCTGGAAAAAATGGCCCAGAAACATGAACGCCTCAACCGTCCCATCCTCAAAATGACGGAAAAGATGCGTTCCCGGCTGAGCGTCCGTTAAGAAACCGGCAGGAGGCGACAGTCGGGATGAACTTCGAACGGGTTCCGAAACGCCGCCCTATCCGTTGCTGGCCATGACCCCCTCCCCACCCCGGACAGAGGACTGGTATACGCAGTTCGACTGGCGAATTCTTCTTCTTTTCGTCAGTCTGGCGATCCTGGTTTCACTGTATACGAGAACCTACGGGAAATGGGTCAAAGGGGGAATTCTGGTCCTCCTGATTGTTCTTTACTATTTTGTTCTCTACTGGTCGACACACTCCTGACCGACCTAATCCTGCCCGGAAGCAGCAATCTCTTCTTTGAGCAATTCCCGGATCGTCTCGAAACCTTCCCGGAAGACAAAATCATGAAAGCTTTCTTCGGGATCGGAAGAATCTTCATACATTCCCACAAGACGGGAGAGGAGTGGTGTGGCCTGTTCCTGGGAAATCCGGATCCCCGCCCGCGCATTGAAAAACTTTCGGGAGCCGGTCTCTCCGCCCAGAAAAAGATCGAACCCGTCCTGGAGAACGCCGTCCTTCCCCTTGAACTGAACGCCCTGCAGACCGATCTCCGCGATCCGCTGCTGCCCGCAGTCGTTCGGGCATCCCGTCACATGGATGTTCAGGGGTTTGCCGGGATGAGGGTACAGACGGTCGAGTTCTTCAGCCAGTCTCTTCGACCAGTCTTTCGTTTCGACAAGGGCAAGACGGCAAAAGCTTTTTCCGGTGCAGGAGACAGTGCGGGACAGAAAACGGGATCCGTCGAGCGGAAGGCCCCACTCCCCCAGATGCGAAGCCACCGCGTCCCGGGCATTTTCGGAAATGCCTGCAATGAGCACGTTTTGCTGGGGCGTGAGACGAATCTCCCTCTCTCCATAGGTTTCGGACAACCAGGCGATCTTGTCAATCAGGTCGGGCGTGAGCCCTCCCTGGTTCAGGGGGATCCCGAGACTCCACTTTCCAGCGTCTTTCTGCCTCTGAAAACCGGTGTGATCCCGGATGGTTTGAGAGGGGCGATGATGCTCGACGGGAACCCAGGGTTCCGGCAAAAAGTCGATGTAGCGGGACAATTCTTTTTCGAACCGTTCCCGGTCCCAGCCCTGCTCAAGAAAAAGAAACTTCAGCCGGGCCCGTTCCCTCTTTTGCCGAAGAACATCCTGATCCCGAAAGAGACTTGCAATGCCGACCAGAAGCGGAACAATCTGCTCCCGCATCAGAAAGAAATGGAGGCGAACCGCAAAGTGGGGGCGGGTGGAAAGACCTCCCCCGACCTGCACGGAGAACCCCTCCCGACCGTCTTCGTGGCGGACCGGAGTGATCCCGACATCGTTGATTTCCGGGTAGGTGCATTCCGATTCGCATCCGCACAGGGTGATCTTGAATTTCCGGGGAAGATTGTAGAAAACGGGATTTCCGTTCAGGGCCCGTGTAGCCTCTGCAACCAGATCCGACAGGTCGTTGCGGGGATGAGAGTCGAGTCCGCTCAGGGGGCAGGCCGTGATGTTTCGAGTATCATCGCCGCAGGCTCCCATACTGGTGATCCCTTCGGACGCCAGTTGCTCAAAGATGTCCGGAAGGGCTTCGGCCGGAATCCAGTGAAACTGGATATTCTGACGCACCGTGATGTCCGCCGTTCCCCGGGCGTATTTGGCGGAAAGACGGCCGATCAGCCGAAACTGCCCGGCGGAAAGCTTTCCGCCGGGGATCCGAAGACGCAACATGAAATACGGATCCGTCCTTCCTTTTGTTCCCGTCCCGTCCCCCTGGGGATAAAGACCCCACCAGCGAAGCCGGACATTGAACTCCTCTTCCGGAAAGGCGCCAAATCCCTGCCGGGCGTACTCCAGAATATCGGGGAGCATCTCCCAGGGATTTCGTTCTCCTTTGATCCGTTCATGCTTCGCTGTCTTCGATTCTTCAGGTTGGGTCATGGGATCGGCTCTCTTTCTTTTTGGTTATTAAATTATCTACTTTATAACCTAGTAAGAAAGAGCCCTTTTGTCAAGAGAATCTCCCTGAAATGGGAACCCGGTGTTGTCAGGGCAATATTTTGTCGGGAGCAGTCCGAATTGACTTTTTGACGTCTATCTTCGATAGTAAAACGATTGAAAATTCCTCGCCGTCCGACCGGTTTCGAAAGAAAACCGTAAGACGGGAACAATTCTGTGAGAGCCTGTCATTCCGGAGTACCCATAGTTACCACATGAAGTCGAGAATATTCCACACTTTTTCTTCGGAAGACCGGAGACAGCTTTTTTCCTGGAAAATGATCCTGTTCGGGATGATGATCCTTCTGGCTGGTTGCGGCCAGGATCCTCCCACCAACTCGACGAACCTGAACTTTCCGTTCGGGATCGCGATTTATTCAGATAGTACGACTTCGAGCAATTCCTGGATGGCGATCACGAGCTATGGAACCCATCAGGTTCTTCTGTTCCCGAACTATACGCAGGCGGGTTTTCTTGGATTTGGGGGAACGGCCTCCCCTCCCGCCTCTCTGAATGTGTCGAATGCGTCCCTCCAGGGACCGGATGGATTGCTCGTCTATCCATCGGCCTCCAATATTTCGACCTTGAATGGATATACCCCCGCTCCAATCCCAAACTGCACCTCAAATTCGTCTTCTCCAGCCCTTCTGGTCGCGGATGGAATCAACAACGCGATTGATATTTTTTGCGGTTTCAATCCGGCAAAGCCCGGACCTCCGACGATCACCATTTCCGGAGGGAACACCCAGCTGACCTCTCCCGAAGGGATGTCGATTGATACCCTGGACAACAACGGAAACACCCTTTCCGCTCCGATTCTCTTTGTGGCCAATTCGGGTGCCGGAGGCGTGGTGGCCTTCGACCTTTCCCAGATCCAGGGAACCGGAAACCAGAATCTCTCCCCATCCGGGGGAATCTTGCCAGGTGTGGCCGGAAACATCTGCAATGGTCTGGCCGCGAACAACACCGCCCTGAACTGCCCGGCCGGACTGTATTATTCGAACCAGCTCAGGACCCTGTTCGTCTCCGATACCGGAAACAACGAGGTCATGATCTACGCCAACGCGTATTGTCTGGGGGTGGCCTATGAGAAGCCCCTTCCTTCCGGATGCAGCGGGGCGGTCAACATCCAGCCGTCTGCCCGTTTGTCCGGGGGAAACACCTACCTTTCCACCCCGGACGGTATCGTGGTTTATCAAAACTCGCTTTACGTGGCGGATGCCGGGGCCGGGGACATTCTGATCTGGGACAATGTGGACAAGCTCTTGACCGGTGTTCCGACCGGCAGCGAAACGCCCAGCCGGAAGATCGGCGGAAATCTGGTTGGCATGAACGGTCCCTATGGGTTGGCGTTTGATCCAAATATTCTGACGTCAACCCCACCCTCTGGAATTGCTTCCGGATACGGGACCTTCTTCCTGTCGCAAATATCGGCCGGCCAAATCGACGGTTTTTCGCCGGCCACGACGTTTACAGGGAATAACCCACCGAACTATCAGGTCACAATCACGAATCCCGGGCTGAATGGAGTCGGAAATGGTTCCAGTTCGAACGGCGTTCCGACGTTCTTTTGACGATGGATGAGAGAAGGGATATGAAGGTGCATTCATGGCTTAGGCAACGTGGACGAAGGGTCCTGACGACCATCCTGCTCCCGATGATGCTGGCGTCCTGTTCCGGAAACACGAATTCCACGGGACCGGCCGCTCCTTTGCCGACGGGACAGAACGGGGCGCTGACTCTCTGGACCACAACCAAGGCCGGGTGTTATGTTTCGGACGGATCAAGCAACAGCTGTCCGTCCGGAACCAATCCGGTGACCGCTCTGGCGACCCAGACAGTATCTGCATCCTCTCAGTATCTCTATGTGGGGGACAGCCAGGGAAATATTTATGCCTGGACGGCGTCCAGCTCATCTCCCTCCACGGTTGCAACATGTTCGTTTAGTTCTTTTTCGGGATCTCCTGTTCTTGGATTGGCTTCCTATTTAACTTCATCCATTTATTACGTCTATGCGGTGGATGGAACCACCCTGGAGGTCAACTCCGGATCAACACCCCCATGCTCCACATCATCATCTTCTTCGATTTCTTCTTCCCTTCCCGCCTCCACGGTTGGTCTGGCTATCGCAAACGGGTATGTGTTCGGGGTCACCTCGACCGGGCAGTATTATTCCGTGGCCGCCGGTATTATTACTACTTCCCTGACACAATCTCCGATAACCCTTCCCAATCTCCCGTCCACGGCCACCATCGGCGGCATCACTGCCGACCAGAACGGGATCGTTTTTGTGACCGACCATGCCAACAGTGCCATTTATGCTTATTATGCCAACAGTGACGGGACGCTCACCCAGATCAATGGGACCTACAGCGGAAACGTCGATGTCACCAATCCACGGGCGATCACCACGGTCTTTGCCCCGAACGCCACCTCCACCGGTTGCACGACCGGGTCTTGCGAGTTTCTCTATGTGACCAACTACTCCTACGCGGTGGTCCAGCTGGTCCTTTCCATCAGCGGCTCGGCGCCAAACTTTTCCGTCGGCTATACCGAATTCAACGCACCCTACACCAGCTGCGAAATCATCAACCCGGTGGCCATGACCTCCTTTACAAATGTCGTGAGTCCCACAATAGCGAATAACACACCCTGGGTCTTTATCGGACAAAACGGCACGGAAGCCTCCAGTTCCTGTTTTGGTCAGACAGCTTATGGCGATTCGGTCACCGCCTACAACCTGACGGGAGAATAGCGAAGGGACAATCGTGCAAAAAGCCGTCCGCGACCTTCTCGATGCCTTCGAAGAGGATTTGCGCGTGGCGTCGGGACGGTCTCCCCACACAACCCAGGCCTACCTTCTTGATCTGTTCGCCTTCGCCCGGTTCCTGGGCGAACATGGCCTTTCTCTCCTCGACTTTTCTCCGGAAGACGTCACCCATTACTTTGCCCACCGGGAAGATCTCGCGATGCGCAGCCGTTCCCGTGTTCTCTCCGCCATCCGGAGCTGGTCGCGTTTTTTGAAAAGACGGGGTCTGCCCGCCATCGACCCGGACACCCTTCCCGTCCCCCGTCTTCCCCGGAACCTTCCAGGCGTTCTGGACGAAGAGGAAATCCTCCGTCTTCTGGAGGCTCCGGATCCCAAAACCGACGAGGGCATCCGCGACCGGGCCATCCTGGCGACATTCTATGCTTCGGGATTGCGCGTCTCGGAACTGGCCGAACTGACGCTCGACCGGCTCAATCTGAACGAAGAGCAGATCCGGGTGACCGGCAAAGGACAAAAAGAACGGGTGGCTTTTCTGGACGGGTTATCTTGCGCAAGGCTCAAACTTTATCTTGAGCGGGTCCGCCCGTCGACCAACACCGCGGAAAAAACCCTGTTTCTGACGCGGCGACAGACGGGGTTCACCCGTCAGGGCCTCTGGCTTCTGATCAAAGGATACGCCCGACAGTGCGGCATCGATCGGAGCGTCTCGCCCCATACGCTCCGACATTCCTTCGCCACGCACCTTCTGTCGCACGGGATGGACATCCGGTCCATCCAGATCCTGCTGGGCCACTCCGACATCCAGACGACGGAAATCTATACTCACGTCGACATCCGGATGCTCGCCGAAGACCTGGCCAAGTATCACCCGAGAGGAAAACGGCCGGAAAAAGACGGCCAGGCCCCTTCTCCTTCCCTTCCCCGAAAACCGAAACCCCGATGATCACGACCGCAACCGGGACCAGATTTCTCCCATCAACCCATCCAGAAGATCCCGCCCTTTTTCGGTAAAAATCACCCGATCGGAAGAATACGCTCCGGAATCCAGATAGCCTTCTTCCACCAGATCGGAAAGGTCCATTCCCCCGCCACCGTTCGTTCGATCCTGGCAGAAAAGCCAGGAGAGAGGAAATCCGTTCGAAAGCCGTGCGTTCGTATAGAGAATTTCCAGAATACGTTCGTTTTGATCCAGAACTTCCCTTTTCTCAAATGGTGGACCCAAGAGCGAAAGTCTATTTTCGTACGAAACAATAGATCGTACGTTTATTGTTCGTACGGAACGAATGCGCTGATGGGCTCCCGCCCCGATTCCCGCGTAGTCGTACCCCTGCCAGACAAGGTGGTTGTGCCGGCAGACAGTATCCGGAGAGCGGGAAAAGTTGGCCACTTCATAGCGAAACCAGCCCATCAAGGAAAGCTCCCGGACCACCCCTTCCCAGAGCACTCCTGCCGCTTCTTCCGTCCCGGAGGAGATTTCCCCGCGGATCAGGCGTCCCTTCAGGGAGGTCCGCTCCTCGACCGTCAGAGGGTAAAGGGAGAGATGGTCGAGACCTTCCGAGAAAAGCGCGTGCGCTTCCTGGAGAAAAGCGTCTTTCGAAAATCCCTCTCCTCCGGCGATGAAGTCCATCGAGACGGATCCGGGAAAATAATTCCGTACGAATTTTAAAAACCGTACAGGTTCAACAACATTTATCGTACGGCCCAAAAAGCGCATGTGTTCCGACCGTACGGACTCTATCCCAAAAGACAAGCGCGTGACGCCACAGGAACGGAGGAGATGAAGAATATCCGGGGTGACGGTATCCGGCCGGGACTCCACCGTCATTTCCTTCAGAGTCGGAAGGTCTTTCTGAAGGCCCTCCAGCAGGTCTTCCAGAAGAGCGGGAGGGAGAAAGGTGGGCGTTCCTCCGCCGACATACAGTGTTTCAAGGCCGGAGAGGTCTTCCCGCTCCATCAGTCTTTTTTTCTCCCGGAACAGCGCCCGGAGGTACGCGGGAGCCCGCTCCGTTTTCAGGGAGACGGGGAGGCTGCAGTAATCGCAGCGCTCCGGACAAAACGGAACCTGGACATACAATGTCCGTATTTTTTGGAAAGCGGAAAGGTCATCGTCCATGGAATCAGTGTATCTGAAATGCGCATCCTCCGCAGGGGCAGAGCAGAAAAAGAACATACAGAAAAAGGCTTGTTTAAAAAATTAAGTTATTTTATTTTAATATTATTTTAAAAAAACATCATGTTATGGATCAAATCCTGAATACGCCACTTATTTGGCGTAAGGCTTCCTGCTGTTTCTTTCTGTTCGGCTGGCTTGCTTTTGTCCGAAAGACCCCGCTAGACTTTCCGTACAGTTTACGCACGGAGGTCTGATGGCTTTTTCCGAACGATCACTCACATTTCTCTCGGGGTTGCGCGAAGAAATCAGTCGCCTTGAACGGGATCTGCACAAACTTAAAAGAGTTCGGGAAGCCCTTGAAGACTATCTGTCGGAGGAGGGTTCGGACACCCAAACGGAGCCTCCCTTTCCCTCTCCCGAAATCCTTCCGGACGGCAATCGTTCCCTCCCGCCTTCCCGGGAACCCGAGAATCGTCCCGTCTCTTCCGGGCAAACGATTGGAGAATTGGCCATCGCTATCCTGGAATCGGAAGACCGTCCGTTCAGCCTGGACGAACTGGCCGGCAAAATCCGGTTTGGTCTCGGGGAAGACGTGTCGGCGGATCTGAAGAACGCCATTCGTGTCGCACTTCTTCGCCGCTCCCACCGGGTCGAACGGGAGAGGCGCGGACTCTATCGCCTTAAAAAAGACATCCCAGGTACACTTTAAAAAGGGAATTTCATCCCCAGCCTTCCGGGGATCATCTGTGGATAACTCTGTGAGGAAGTCTTCTTAGTCCTTGTCAACCTGTGTTCTTTTTCTCTTTGGTCAACTTTTGGTCAAGACCGGGTCAAGAAAAAAATAGCCAAACTTTTCTCATCGGACTCTTTTTGAAGGGAGTTTTTAGTCGATTTCTCCCAGGATCCGGTCGATACTCCGGATCTCGGGAGGGTACGACCAGAGAACGCAGGAAAGCTCACGCAGGTGACGGGAATTGACTGATTCTGAAAAGGAATAGACGGCGATCGTCTGGGCGGCGAGGACCACCTTGCGCCAACGCCGGTCGGACAGAACGATCCCCTCGTGGTTCAGGCGTTCCCGCAGAAAAAGGAATCCTTCTTTCGCGGACGCATCCAGTCTGACGCTGCTTTGGATGGTCTGTCGGCATCCGGCAAGTTCAAGAAGGTGGAGAGGAGCTTGGTCGGTCCCGGAATTTTCGCTTGCGGAAAGGAGAAGTTTCAGGAAGTTTTCTCCGGAACGGATCGGGCGGACAAGAGAGCGGTAGGTGAACCGGTCGTAAAACGCGTCCAGTCCGTCGGCAGGAGACGGGTTCTGGTTGCTTGCCGCAAAAAGAGAGAGAAGCGGGAGGCGTCGGCCGGCCGGGGAATAAATGATGCGTTCATTCAGGACAGGCAAGAGACCCAACAGGGTATTTTTGGGGGCCCGGAAGACTTCGTCGAGAAAGACGACCTGGGCCTCCCGGAACCCTTCGGCGGCCGCCAGGGAGGAGAGAGTCACTTCCCCGTGCAAAAGTGTCTCGAAGTAGCGCGCCCCGAAAATATGTTCCACCAGCGTGCGCACGAGAAGACTCTTCCCGGTTCCGGGTGGCCCGATCTGATAGACGTGTTCCTGGCTCAAAAGCGCCAGAAACGCCATGCGGATCACCTCCCCCCTCTCCAGAAACACCGTGTTCAGTCGTTTTTCGATGGAGTGGCAGATTTCCACCTGACGAAAGAGGTCTTCGGGGGTCATGGTGCTTTTTCCTCCTGCGGGACAGGAAATCCGGAGATCACGACGACCCGGACAGGGGTATTCCGGTCAAGATGCCAGGAGGATTGACGGGATCCCGGAGGCAGCGCGTTCTGCGCTTCATAGAGCGCGTTGCTCGCCTCCTGCATCGCCAGCATGCTGCCCAGACCGGGATTGCCCATCCAGCCTGCCGCACCCAGTGTCTCCCCTCCCAGCATCAGGGAGTCCCGACCCAATGAACGTCCGACATTCCCGGCGACATGGTGATCCGACTGAACCGGAATGCCCTCCCGATCCCCCCAGACCGCATATCCCGACATGGGGGCCTCAAGACCGTTTTCGAAGATGGTCCGGACAAAACGAATCCGAAGACGCGTCCCGCTCCCCGACCCGTCCGGATAGCCGAGAAGCTTCACCGGACGGGAAAGCCTGAGAGATCCGACGGTTTGCGGGGAAAGGAGAACAAAAATCGGCATTTCTCCTGGCCCGTCTGCGGACCGGAGGATTTTTCCGGAAAGAACGCTTCCGGCCGGGATGACGGGACCGGCCGCTCCCGTCAATGGCTCGGCCACCCGCCGCACTGCCGACAGCTCCGGTAAGCCGTTGTTGTTTCCGGAAAGAAAGGTCCGGACGAGCCCCAACAGAGGATTTTCGGGGGGAAGAGGAGATTCGGGAGCGCCAAGGTAAACGGTGCTTCGGGTGTTCAGATCGTGGCGATCCGGTGTTCCGCCAGATGTGTGCTCCAGGGGTGTTTCTCTCCCCGGAATTGTGGGCAGGCCCACAGACTTGCTCCAGGTGGGTGCCGGAGAAGCCGACAGAGGCTGCCAGCTGTCGGCCGGAGGGACTCCTGCGGCGCCACCGGGAAGATCCGGTCGCGAGGGATGCAACGCGGAATACAGAAAAAAGCCGAATCCGGCCAGTCCAATCAGAAAACCCCATCGCCCGGTCATTTCAGTGTCCTTCTCCTCCCGCATCTCCCCGGATGATCTCCGGTC
The sequence above is drawn from the Leptospirillum ferriphilum ML-04 genome and encodes:
- a CDS encoding glycogen synthase encodes the protein MKILFLSSEVSPFLKSGGLADVAGALPGALWRLAPGEIDIRVLTTGFGGVRNTSGISFQKEFLFSFPGGKGDAEVFQSGSRRDPDDLRVTFLDPLRLFDRPGLYGEDGVDYPDNFRRFVLWSYAIREWMRKESFHPDIVHGNDWQTGLFLALLEYWKKTGRDPRTMRSLFTIHNLAYKGLFPMEDLPLTGLSPDYGHFSRLEFYGKLAFIKGGICCADRVTTVSPTYREEVLSEPLGEGLSGALRERGTDFLGILNGIDDQVWDPGTDRALERTFSMNDLSGRWENRRSLLEQFSLPELSAVPVFGMVTRLAEQKGVDLSLEAIRSLLGEGIDFRLIILGSGTPELERQALDVARSAPDKVAVRIGFDDSLARRIFAGSDFFLMPSRFEPCGLSQMYAMRYGAIPIVNPTGGLKDTVDPSRTGIWIEELSARGIVDGMKKAIHLYANKKHFRNYIEHAMRTNNSWKERAKEYLEAYDRLLDNR
- a CDS encoding acyl-ACP desaturase; amino-acid sequence: MHLQTSVLRPIVSSFNLIGDDANWNRFTGLPWDQLNPSLLTEGQRGAVVFVSYVEDHLPGYFQEYQTLFPIEDAQTTEEAIHNRELFRFIVRWGFEEDKHAQVLTMYQLKSGIEPSEEVLERRMIEENRKSFSIGFSEPVQVFTYTLLQEKATQMYYQALGRRVTEPVLGKLLNYLSKDEARHYSFFCQLLEAFVRTAEDPEKEVLPMIEDVIYSYKMPLHNTMTDYRRKAILMAREAPDYDRNAPQAVLTAMLEKMAQKHERLNRPILKMTEKMRSRLSVR
- a CDS encoding nitrite/sulfite reductase — protein: MTQPEESKTAKHERIKGERNPWEMLPDILEYARQGFGAFPEEEFNVRLRWWGLYPQGDGTGTKGRTDPYFMLRLRIPGGKLSAGQFRLIGRLSAKYARGTADITVRQNIQFHWIPAEALPDIFEQLASEGITSMGACGDDTRNITACPLSGLDSHPRNDLSDLVAEATRALNGNPVFYNLPRKFKITLCGCESECTYPEINDVGITPVRHEDGREGFSVQVGGGLSTRPHFAVRLHFFLMREQIVPLLVGIASLFRDQDVLRQKRERARLKFLFLEQGWDRERFEKELSRYIDFLPEPWVPVEHHRPSQTIRDHTGFQRQKDAGKWSLGIPLNQGGLTPDLIDKIAWLSETYGEREIRLTPQQNVLIAGISENARDAVASHLGEWGLPLDGSRFLSRTVSCTGKSFCRLALVETKDWSKRLAEELDRLYPHPGKPLNIHVTGCPNDCGQQRIAEIGLQGVQFKGKDGVLQDGFDLFLGGETGSRKFFNARAGIRISQEQATPLLSRLVGMYEDSSDPEESFHDFVFREGFETIRELLKEEIAASGQD
- a CDS encoding tyrosine recombinase, with product MQKAVRDLLDAFEEDLRVASGRSPHTTQAYLLDLFAFARFLGEHGLSLLDFSPEDVTHYFAHREDLAMRSRSRVLSAIRSWSRFLKRRGLPAIDPDTLPVPRLPRNLPGVLDEEEILRLLEAPDPKTDEGIRDRAILATFYASGLRVSELAELTLDRLNLNEEQIRVTGKGQKERVAFLDGLSCARLKLYLERVRPSTNTAEKTLFLTRRQTGFTRQGLWLLIKGYARQCGIDRSVSPHTLRHSFATHLLSHGMDIRSIQILLGHSDIQTTEIYTHVDIRMLAEDLAKYHPRGKRPEKDGQAPSPSLPRKPKPR
- a CDS encoding coproporphyrinogen-III oxidase family protein, which gives rise to MDDDLSAFQKIRTLYVQVPFCPERCDYCSLPVSLKTERAPAYLRALFREKKRLMEREDLSGLETLYVGGGTPTFLPPALLEDLLEGLQKDLPTLKEMTVESRPDTVTPDILHLLRSCGVTRLSFGIESVRSEHMRFLGRTINVVEPVRFLKFVRNYFPGSVSMDFIAGGEGFSKDAFLQEAHALFSEGLDHLSLYPLTVEERTSLKGRLIRGEISSGTEEAAGVLWEGVVRELSLMGWFRYEVANFSRSPDTVCRHNHLVWQGYDYAGIGAGAHQRIRSVRTINVRSIVSYENRLSLLGPPFEKREVLDQNERILEILYTNARLSNGFPLSWLFCQDRTNGGGGMDLSDLVEEGYLDSGAYSSDRVIFTEKGRDLLDGLMGEIWSRLRS
- a CDS encoding AAA family ATPase, whose protein sequence is MTPEDLFRQVEICHSIEKRLNTVFLERGEVIRMAFLALLSQEHVYQIGPPGTGKSLLVRTLVEHIFGARYFETLLHGEVTLSSLAAAEGFREAQVVFLDEVFRAPKNTLLGLLPVLNERIIYSPAGRRLPLLSLFAASNQNPSPADGLDAFYDRFTYRSLVRPIRSGENFLKLLLSASENSGTDQAPLHLLELAGCRQTIQSSVRLDASAKEGFLFLRERLNHEGIVLSDRRWRKVVLAAQTIAVYSFSESVNSRHLRELSCVLWSYPPEIRSIDRILGEID